The Comamonas sp. lk genome contains the following window.
GATCGAGGGATTGAGCAAGAAAACCGGCAACACCGGCCACTACCGCATTGAGTGCAATGGCTGGAATCTGATCGAGATCGTGGGCCTATGGACAGAGCCAGCGACACCATCTGAGGACTGAGGCCGCGCAACTCAATCCGCCCACACGCTGCTGGCCACCCACCAGGCCAGACACAGCATCATCACGCCGGTGATGCCATCCATGATGCGCCAGGCCCTGGGGTTGGCGAACAAATGCTTGAGCCGTCGACCTGCCAGCGCCAGCAGCACAAACCACAGGCAGCTGGCCGAGGCCGCCCCCATCACATACGTCCAGCGACCCGCACCTTGCTGCTGCGCGCCTATCGAGCCCATGAGCAGCACCGTATCCAGGTACACATGGGGGTTGAGCAAGGTGATTGCCGCCAATGCGGCCAGCACACTCATCAGGCTGCGCGGCCCGCTCTTGCGCTGCTCGGCCTGCGGCGCGGCATCGGGCGCAAGCCACATACGCCTGAGAGCAAACAGCCCATAGGCCAGCAAAAACGCGGCACCGCCCAGCGTCAGGTACTGGGCCAGCTCGGGGTAGCTGGCCAGCATTTGCGCCATTCCCGCCACACCCAGAGCCACCAGCAGCACATCGCTGAGCACGCACCAGGTCACACAGGCACGCACATGTTCGCCCTGCACGGCCTGGCGCAGCACATACATATTCTGGGCACCAATGGAGACGATGAGCGAAGCGCACACCGTAAAGCCGGCTATCCAGGCGGAAGAAAAATTCGTTGTCAGGTCCACTATCAAATACTCGCTCTCAATGACTCACTCTTGAATGGCCCGGATTCTCTCCTCTGAAAATAGTTAAGTAAAATTACATTTACTCAATCAAATGAAGTATTACTAATGCTTGACTACGCAGGATTGGAAGCTTTGGCCGCCGTGGTGCGCGAAGGCAGTTTTGAACGCGCGGCGCGCAAGCTGCATGTGACGCCCTCGGCCGTCTCACAGCGCATCAAGCTGCTTGAAGAACGCGTGGGCCAGGTACTGGTGCTGCGCGGCCAGCCCTGCACGGGCACCGAGGCCGGGCGGCGTCTGTGCCTGCATGTGGAACAGGTGGCACTGCTGGAAAACGATTTGCGCCGCAAAAACCCCGAGCTGGTGCCCGAGGGGCAGACCGCCCTGCCTACGCTCAAGCTGGCGGTGAATGCCGACTCCCTGTCCACCTGGTTCATGGATGCCATGGCCGCGTTCACGCAGGACGGCAACGAGCTGCTGGACATCAGCATCGACGACCAGGACCACACGGCCAAACGCATCAAGGAAGGCGAGGTGATGGCCGCCGTCACCGCCACAGGATCGGTGATTGCCGGCTGCAACACCTGGCCGCTGGGCCGCATGCGCTATATCGCCGTGGCCAGCCCCGATTTCGTGGCCCGCTATCTAGCCCAGGCGGATACGGACCAGAGGCTGGCCGAGGCGCTGGCCAAGGCACCCATGATGTACTACGGCCGCAAGGACAGTCTGCAGGATCAATGGCTGCACAGCTTGGGGCAGGATGGGCGGCGCAACAACGCGCGCCATTTTCTACCTTCCAACCAGGGCTACTCCCGTGCCGTGGAGCTGGGCATGGGCTGGGGCATGCACCCCGCTGCGCTGATAGCACCTCAGCTGGAAAGCGGCGAATTGATAGCGCTGCTGCCAGGGAGGAATCTCTACATTCCCATGTACTGGGCCCATACCCGCAATGCGCAAGCCAGTCTGCAGCGGCTGACCGATTGCGTCATTCACGCCGCAGCTGCCTGGCTGGAGCCCATGGAGAGTTGAACCGCATTTTTTAGACTATTTTGCGCAATACCCCTTATGAGTATTGCGCAAGCTGCTATCAAAACCGGATTTCACTGCGGCGCGCTGGGCTTCACATGGCGCACAGCAGCCTTGGCCTGGCTGAGCACGTGAAAGTCCAGAATGCGCGTGGCCATGATGGTTTCCCAGAGAAAGCAGCATAGCGCCGAGACAAAGGTCAGCACGCCAATCAGAAAGCTGAACACGGCATAACGCTGGCCGCTGACGCCATAGGTCTCGCCCACGAACAACAGCACAATCGTCAGCCCTATGCACACGCCGCACAGCGTGAGCAGTCCGATAGACACATTAGCCAGGCGGCCGCGCGCGCGCAAATAATGCAGCTCGGTCAGGCTGCGTGCAATCAGCTCGTGATCGGTGGCAGTGCGCAGGTTCTCTTCCAGCTTGCGCGCCCTGTCGATGATGCGGGCCAGTCGCCCGGCCACCGAGCCGATCATGCCGGCCACCGCAGTCAAAAAGAAAACCGGAGCCACGGCCAGCTGGATGCTATGGGTGACGGTTGCGGCGTCAATGGTCCAGATACTCATCCGTTAAGATTCCTTGTAAATTTACCAATCATCTAAGTGCTTGAAAATTAATGAATTTTTATAAGTAAATAATTTGCAGCCTTCAGAGATCAGACTTATTTTTTAAACGTTCCTCTGACGATCTTTCCCTCGCCGATAGCCTTCTCTAGAGACTGCTCTATGCGTAGGGCTTCATTCACTGATGCCAGCCTGATGATCTCCACCAACTGACTGCTCACCAACTCCCGCAGCTTACGGTTTTTCTCCCTCTCCTTGAGCAGGAGATCTTCCATCTCGTCGCGCTGACGGCGCACGGCCTTGCCCATGACCGCCCGAACCTGCTCGGCGAAGTCGGGGTAGCGATTGTGAATCAGCGGCGGGGACACTTTCGCTTCATCCGCCACTGCCTTGAGGGTGACCTTCTTGCCGCTCTGTTGCACGCGAATCAGAGCCAGACTCAGTTCTTGCAGCGTATGCTCGCGATCCCGTTTCCTGGGCGCATCGTTGGCAATGCCAGCAACTTTCGACCTAGCGGGGAGCGATTTGGCCATCGCCTTCCTCTGCGTCTACCTCAACTCCCAAGTCTTTGAGGATTTTTGCCGCCTGGTACAGATCCCTCTCTACCCGCATCACCACCCCAGGCCCCAGTTCCTGGGCATCCATGCGCAACTCCTTGTGGTGGCGATAGGCCTCCTGCCAGATCGGGATAAACCTACGATCGATCACGCCGTTACGGCAATCGCCGCAGGTTCCCTTGGCATAGATCCCCGAGCCACCACAGCCCTCATCCTGTGCTAGGCACCACGAATGTCCTGTGGAGCGCATATTGACACGCCGCGACGTTTCAATGAGGAGCTCCTTTCGGTTGCCAAAGTCATGGGCCCGCATTTCCATAAGCCTGGGAGCAGCACCTCCAGCCAGTGGCTCATCTTTCTCTAACCACTGCGCCACCACGCCAGCCTTATAAGCTATCAACTCGCTGAGGATGTCGTCGTACAGTGCCGCGTCCTGCAACGGGTTTGAGCCATAGAGTTGCGTCATATCGATGCTGGAATGTTTGAACTGCTCCTTGAGGAACAGCATGTCTCCCAGGCGGTGGCGTACGAAGGTATATGCATAGAGCCGCCTCATCTGGTGGGGCGCGAGCTTCCAGTCAACGCCTGCGGCACGTGAAAAATCCGCACAAATCGTCCCCCAGCGGACAGAAGACACAGGTACAAGGCCACCCTTAGCATTTCCCAGAAAGAGCCGCTTGACATTGCTTCTAGCTGTGATTAGCCATTGCAATTGCTTTGGCGTGAGCGGCTGCGACTTTCGCTCCATCATCGAAACCTGCTTAGCCAACCGCTCGCGGTAAGGCTGTGACCAGCGCTCCAGAATGCACAGGATGCGGTGACCCATCGCAGGCATCAGATACTCCACGTGCCCCTTCTTGGTTTTGTACTCGATAGCGGCGATCCAGTGGAAAACAATGCCATTCTTGACTTCGGTACGCCCTGCGCTGACTTCAATGCTTGATAGTTCTGAAGATCGCATGCCAGTAAGCACGCCGAGCAAGTAAAAGCAGGCATCCCGTATCACCGTACGGCCAGGTCCGCTGAATGCGGAACGCTCCTCACTATCACGCTCGTCAAGCTGCTTTTCTGCACAAGCCAGGATGTCCTCGGCGTAAAGGAATAAACGCCGCGCCACCTCAACCGGGATCAGCGGCGTCAAACTGGCTTTACCAGCATCCATGCCATTTTGCCCAGCCTGCCCCGCCACCGCCGCTGCACTCGATTCAGGCCAAGGGTGCACCCGCAAGGCTGCCTTGTGCTGATCGCGAAAGTGGTAGAGCAACTCAAGCGCAGCGAATTGCTTTACCATTGTGCTGGCTACCAGCCCTGCACTCTTCTGCCTATGAACGAAGTTCGCAATGTGCAGAGGTTGCACATCGGCGAGCGACTCCAACTCGAGCGAAGCAACAAAACGGCAGAAGACTCCCAGATTTAGCAGAGTTTTAAGGAGCATCGACCCCGCTGGCTGCCCCATCCCCGGTCGCCCCACCTTCCAGTAGTGATACAGCACATTCTGGCAAGCCTCGCGGTAGGTCTCGGGAATGGCCGACCAGCCCAGGCGCTTCATAGAATTCGGGGTGTTAGGTGTGCTGAAGTAAGGCCACATTTCCCACACCGGGTCCCCTACACGGGAAATCACCACAATGTTGTTAGCCTCATCCAGCACGGCGCTCACTACCACGTTGTTACGCTCCTCAACCGACAGCCCAACCAAGCTCACTGGCTGGCCAGCCAGTAACTCATAGGCGTTGCACAGACGCGTTCTTACGGCCCTCTCCTGTCGTGTGCTTGTCGTCTTTGCCGGTTCGGCTATTTGCGTTCGAGCGACCTTCATCTTAGCCATGGACGACCTCTGGACTACTCAGGGTGTAGGCCGCCCAGAACTTCAGCGGCTCCATACGGGCGCGCTCTTTTGCGCTGGTCAGCAAACCGGCATCAAACCTGTCCGCTGTGAAGCGATCGATCAGACTCATGGTGTTGCGAAACTCCTCGCGCCACTCATTGGAACGGGTGTTGCTCATCTCTCGCTCAAGAAACCAATAGAAGCTGAAGAGACGATGCAGCTCCTCTTGAGAACCAACGATGGCATAGCTGGTGCACGTGAAGCAAGCAAAGAAATCGTCACATGGCGCCCCATTCCTGGGAGCCTTATCGCCGTAGTAAGGGTCCTTGCAGCGCCCCGTGGGCGACTTGCTTGGCAAGATAGGGACGACTTCTCCTACTCGTTCACCGGAGCGATAGATATCCGGTAATGCCTCGCCGACAAAGGTCGCGTTCTCCCTCATTTGACGGGTGCAAGCAAGGTAGTGGGTGTCGGCCACCTTGGGGGTGTGCCCCATCAGGGCAGCCGTTGCAATCAGATCCCCACCGGATAACGACCAGAGGCGGTGTTCCACAGTCTTGCGCAGGCGTGAGAGGTTTAGTACCAAACGATTCCCATCGTCATCGCGCAGGTCGTGTCGCTCAATCAGATTGGCGATGCTTGCTCCCAAAGCAGAGGGCGTCAACACCACGACCTCTTCAGCGCTACCAAAATTTTTCCTAGCCCGATATAGCCACACTCGCCCCCGATAATCTGGCCTCGCTTCGCTAAGCAACGATTCTGACAACTGCAGAGCCTTACGCATCAAAGCTACGCCATCCATGGGAATCGGTTGCGAACCTTCATGCACACGGGAGTAACGGAGATTCACTAGTTTGGTGGCGTTTCCGCGCCGCTTGAAGAGCTCCAGCAGCATCATGTTGGGCATGAAAGGGTGCGAGCGCAGGCAGTCGCGCGTAGCCTCCAGCAGCGGCGTAGGATTGGCTCCCGTGCGAATAGCCACCGCCAGCAGATAAACCACCATCGCATCGCGACCAGCCCCCTTGAACTGTTCATTGTGGATGGCCACGATGTCATCGCGCAGAGCCTGCGCCAGGCGCTGACGCTCGGTCGACGATAGCGGCGTTGCACCTTTCATCCGGCTGTTGCTGCGGGGGAAAGGATTGGCTGGAAAAAGGCCTTCCTGGTCAGGCACGATCCCGCATCGGACCAGAGCCGTGAGGACGGATTTTGCACGGTTATAGAGGGATTTCTGGGTGTTGTAAGCAGGGACTCGGTCCTTGAGCCAGTCGATGTAATGGCGAATGTGCGCAGGCCCAAGGTTCTGCGGCTCGACTCCTGTGCTCATCGATACCAAGAATTCGAAAAAATACCTCATGCCCGAGAGCCAGTAGCTAGCTAGGGTGTAGGGTGTAACTGACTCGCTTGCCAAAAAAGTACGAAACTGCTTGGCACAGGCCCACACCCACGCATCAATGCCTCGGCCGAGCCAGGGAATGAGGTTGAGGACTCGGTAAGATGAGGCGTTTTCCGGGAGCGTGATGACTAGAGCGGCGGTATCGCCGGATGTCGGCGCTGCAATGACAACCTTAATAGGGGCAGGTGCATCGAAGGTCTTCTTGACTTTCATACTGTTGCCTCCCCTTCAGGCATGAACAACCGGTCAACCTCATCCTCGTTGGCCGATACCAACTGTCCCTCCAGCGCATTGATAAGGTGGAGGTAAATCATGGTGGTGGAGACATCGCTGTGCCCCAGGCGATCACGGACGTAAAGTAGCGGCTCACCCTCGAACGTTTTGCTCTTACGCAAGCTCCACAGCAAATAGGTGGCGTAGGTATGGCGAAGCATGTGGGCGGTAACGGGAAATTCGACCCGTTTGGCCAAGGCACGCATGATGGCGGTGATAGCATCCTTCGGGTACGGTACGCCAGCCTCAGTGAGGAACAAAGGTGAGTGCTCTTCACCCTTGCGGTTTGAATCGACCAGATTTTTTTAGATAGCTGCCAGCCTCACGGAATTACGTCTCTCAAACTCTATTGGAGACA
Protein-coding sequences here:
- a CDS encoding TetR family transcriptional regulator yields the protein MAKSLPARSKVAGIANDAPRKRDREHTLQELSLALIRVQQSGKKVTLKAVADEAKVSPPLIHNRYPDFAEQVRAVMGKAVRRQRDEMEDLLLKEREKNRKLRELVSSQLVEIIRLASVNEALRIEQSLEKAIGEGKIVRGTFKK
- a CDS encoding site-specific integrase encodes the protein MVDSNRKGEEHSPLFLTEAGVPYPKDAITAIMRALAKRVEFPVTAHMLRHTYATYLLWSLRKSKTFEGEPLLYVRDRLGHSDVSTTMIYLHLINALEGQLVSANEDEVDRLFMPEGEATV
- a CDS encoding LysE family transporter, coding for MDLTTNFSSAWIAGFTVCASLIVSIGAQNMYVLRQAVQGEHVRACVTWCVLSDVLLVALGVAGMAQMLASYPELAQYLTLGGAAFLLAYGLFALRRMWLAPDAAPQAEQRKSGPRSLMSVLAALAAITLLNPHVYLDTVLLMGSIGAQQQGAGRWTYVMGAASASCLWFVLLALAGRRLKHLFANPRAWRIMDGITGVMMLCLAWWVASSVWAD
- a CDS encoding DUF2721 domain-containing protein → MSIWTIDAATVTHSIQLAVAPVFFLTAVAGMIGSVAGRLARIIDRARKLEENLRTATDHELIARSLTELHYLRARGRLANVSIGLLTLCGVCIGLTIVLLFVGETYGVSGQRYAVFSFLIGVLTFVSALCCFLWETIMATRILDFHVLSQAKAAVRHVKPSAPQ
- a CDS encoding HTH-type transcriptional regulator ArgP — translated: MLDYAGLEALAAVVREGSFERAARKLHVTPSAVSQRIKLLEERVGQVLVLRGQPCTGTEAGRRLCLHVEQVALLENDLRRKNPELVPEGQTALPTLKLAVNADSLSTWFMDAMAAFTQDGNELLDISIDDQDHTAKRIKEGEVMAAVTATGSVIAGCNTWPLGRMRYIAVASPDFVARYLAQADTDQRLAEALAKAPMMYYGRKDSLQDQWLHSLGQDGRRNNARHFLPSNQGYSRAVELGMGWGMHPAALIAPQLESGELIALLPGRNLYIPMYWAHTRNAQASLQRLTDCVIHAAAAWLEPMES
- a CDS encoding tyrosine-type recombinase/integrase, with protein sequence MAKMKVARTQIAEPAKTTSTRQERAVRTRLCNAYELLAGQPVSLVGLSVEERNNVVVSAVLDEANNIVVISRVGDPVWEMWPYFSTPNTPNSMKRLGWSAIPETYREACQNVLYHYWKVGRPGMGQPAGSMLLKTLLNLGVFCRFVASLELESLADVQPLHIANFVHRQKSAGLVASTMVKQFAALELLYHFRDQHKAALRVHPWPESSAAAVAGQAGQNGMDAGKASLTPLIPVEVARRLFLYAEDILACAEKQLDERDSEERSAFSGPGRTVIRDACFYLLGVLTGMRSSELSSIEVSAGRTEVKNGIVFHWIAAIEYKTKKGHVEYLMPAMGHRILCILERWSQPYRERLAKQVSMMERKSQPLTPKQLQWLITARSNVKRLFLGNAKGGLVPVSSVRWGTICADFSRAAGVDWKLAPHQMRRLYAYTFVRHRLGDMLFLKEQFKHSSIDMTQLYGSNPLQDAALYDDILSELIAYKAGVVAQWLEKDEPLAGGAAPRLMEMRAHDFGNRKELLIETSRRVNMRSTGHSWCLAQDEGCGGSGIYAKGTCGDCRNGVIDRRFIPIWQEAYRHHKELRMDAQELGPGVVMRVERDLYQAAKILKDLGVEVDAEEGDGQIAPR